Proteins from a genomic interval of Cyanobium sp. AMD-g:
- a CDS encoding NDP-sugar synthase, protein MKAMILAAGKGTRVRPITHTTPKPMIPILQKPVMEFLLELLREHGFNEIMVNVSHLSEEIENYFRDGQRFDVQIAYSFEGRISDGELIGEAMGSAGGLKKIQDFQAFFDDTFVVLCGDALIDLDLTEAVRRHREKGAMASLITKRVPRDQVSSYGVVVTDEAGRVLSFQEKPSVEEAASDMINTGIYIFEPAVLDFIPSGEPFDIAADLFPRLVESGAPFYALPMEFEWVDIGKVPDYWQAIRSVLQGDVRQVQIPGKEVRPGIYAGLNVAADWDKIHVKGPIFVGGMTRIENGVTIIGPAMIGPSCHICEGATIDNSIIFDYSRIGAGVQLVEKLVYGRYCVDRNGDHFDLQEAALDWLITDARRQDVGTPSPQQKAMAELLGTDLAASGAP, encoded by the coding sequence ATGAAGGCGATGATCCTGGCGGCAGGCAAGGGAACTCGGGTGCGGCCGATCACGCACACCACCCCCAAGCCGATGATTCCGATCCTGCAGAAACCCGTGATGGAATTTCTGCTCGAGTTGCTCCGGGAGCACGGCTTCAACGAAATCATGGTCAACGTCTCCCACCTGTCGGAGGAGATCGAGAACTACTTCCGTGATGGGCAGCGCTTCGATGTCCAGATCGCTTACAGCTTCGAAGGCCGCATCAGCGATGGCGAGCTGATCGGTGAAGCGATGGGTTCGGCTGGAGGGCTGAAGAAGATCCAGGACTTCCAGGCCTTCTTCGACGACACCTTCGTGGTGCTCTGCGGCGATGCCCTGATCGACCTCGACCTGACCGAAGCCGTGCGGCGCCATCGTGAGAAGGGGGCCATGGCCAGCCTGATCACCAAGCGGGTGCCCCGCGATCAGGTGAGCAGTTACGGGGTGGTGGTGACGGATGAAGCCGGCCGGGTGCTCTCCTTCCAGGAGAAGCCATCGGTGGAAGAGGCCGCCAGCGACATGATCAACACGGGCATCTACATCTTCGAACCGGCCGTCCTGGATTTCATCCCCAGCGGGGAGCCATTCGATATCGCCGCCGACCTGTTCCCCAGGCTGGTGGAATCCGGGGCCCCCTTCTATGCCCTGCCCATGGAATTCGAATGGGTCGACATCGGCAAGGTGCCGGATTACTGGCAGGCCATCCGCAGCGTTCTCCAGGGGGACGTGCGCCAGGTGCAGATTCCTGGCAAGGAGGTACGTCCGGGGATCTACGCGGGCCTGAACGTGGCGGCCGACTGGGACAAGATCCATGTCAAGGGGCCGATCTTCGTGGGTGGCATGACCCGCATCGAGAACGGTGTGACCATCATCGGGCCGGCCATGATCGGGCCGAGCTGCCACATCTGTGAAGGCGCCACGATCGACAACTCGATCATCTTTGACTATTCCCGCATCGGCGCCGGCGTCCAGCTTGTCGAGAAGCTGGTCTATGGCCGCTATTGCGTCGACCGCAACGGCGACCATTTCGACTTGCAGGAAGCCGCCCTCGACTGGCTGATCACCGACGCCCGCCGCCAGGACGTGGGCACCCCTTCACCGCAGCAGAAGGCCATGGCCGAGCTGCTCGGCACCGACCTCGCCGCCAGCGGAGCCCCCTAG
- a CDS encoding segregation/condensation protein A yields the protein MAEAGARLAIRLLQDAAERGDIDPWDVDVIAVVDGFLDQLRQRIERPRRLDPQGGSYERDLAESSEAFLAASVLVGLKAELLESATFPPEPLLEVPFSAEDNEGWDPGALALPRRPERHLHRRPVAPPPLQRPVTLGELIRQLEDIAERLEQDGAEGRHRPRARRYSERAAIAQVASLAHREKLPETTAALSRFLLQWSPTAESLEWVAFDALVDAWATAVESAPADEDLDQDRVGVFWALLFLSSQGKVELEQAGGLYGPLSLRRRREDRAETLSLPRLPGQGSDRGPALEAVAA from the coding sequence GTGGCAGAAGCGGGCGCCAGACTCGCCATCCGGTTGCTCCAGGACGCGGCCGAACGGGGCGACATCGACCCGTGGGACGTGGATGTCATCGCCGTCGTCGACGGCTTCCTTGACCAGTTGCGCCAACGCATCGAACGGCCCAGGCGGCTGGACCCCCAGGGCGGCAGCTACGAACGGGATCTGGCCGAATCCAGCGAGGCGTTCCTGGCGGCCTCGGTGCTGGTGGGACTCAAGGCGGAGCTGCTGGAGTCGGCCACCTTTCCGCCCGAGCCTCTGCTGGAAGTTCCCTTCTCCGCCGAAGACAACGAAGGGTGGGACCCCGGAGCCCTGGCCCTGCCCCGCCGGCCGGAGCGGCACCTGCACCGCCGTCCGGTGGCACCCCCGCCCCTGCAACGCCCCGTCACCCTGGGGGAACTGATCCGGCAGCTCGAGGACATCGCCGAGCGGCTCGAGCAGGACGGAGCGGAAGGCCGCCACAGGCCCAGGGCGCGCCGCTACAGCGAACGGGCCGCGATCGCCCAGGTGGCCTCCCTGGCCCACCGCGAGAAGCTGCCGGAAACCACCGCCGCCCTCAGCCGCTTCCTGCTGCAGTGGTCCCCCACCGCCGAAAGCCTCGAATGGGTGGCCTTCGATGCCCTGGTGGACGCCTGGGCAACAGCCGTCGAAAGCGCCCCGGCGGACGAGGACCTGGACCAGGACAGGGTCGGCGTGTTCTGGGCCCTGCTGTTCCTCTCCTCCCAGGGCAAGGTGGAACTGGAGCAGGCCGGCGGACTTTACGGTCCGCTCAGCCTGCGTCGCCGGCGCGAGGACAGGGCCGAAACGCTGAGCCTGCCGCGACTGCCAGGGCAGGGGTCAGATAGGGGGCCGGCTCTGGAGGCAGTGGCAGCCTGA
- a CDS encoding lipopolysaccharide assembly protein LapA domain-containing protein: MRQINFLLIFSFGLATVMFTLENTTATTVHFLPGVSTTLPLAALLLLVGGIGATAAWIYAVWSGVVRKVETLQSSGDVEAQQVRISELENDLRRYRATVDAQLGLLPAAGESSAPSREAGEDSLTLAAD; the protein is encoded by the coding sequence ATGCGGCAGATCAACTTCCTTCTGATCTTCAGCTTCGGCTTGGCCACGGTGATGTTCACCCTGGAGAACACCACGGCCACCACGGTGCACTTCCTGCCGGGCGTGAGCACCACCCTTCCATTGGCGGCCCTGCTGCTGCTGGTGGGCGGCATCGGCGCCACCGCCGCCTGGATCTACGCCGTCTGGAGCGGGGTGGTGCGCAAGGTGGAAACGCTGCAGAGCAGCGGCGATGTCGAGGCCCAGCAGGTGCGGATCAGCGAACTGGAGAACGATCTGCGCCGTTACCGGGCCACCGTCGACGCCCAGCTCGGCCTGTTACCGGCGGCTGGGGAGAGTTCGGCTCCGTCCCGTGAGGCCGGCGAAGACAGCCTCACCCTGGCCGCCGACTGA
- a CDS encoding NAD(P)H-quinone oxidoreductase subunit 4: protein MPFPWLSTAILFPIGAALLIPFVPDKGDGKQVRWYALGVALTTFLVTVAAYLRGYDPADPGLQLVERVQWLPDLGLAWSVGADGISMPLILLTSFITSLACLAAWPVTFKPKLFYFLLLAMDGGQIAVFAVQDMLLFFLAWELELLPVYLLLAIWGGKKRQYAATKFILYTAGSSLFILLAGLAMAFYGGGAPSFEYTVLAAKEFGTGFQVLCYAALLIAFGVKLPVVPLHTWLPDAHGEATAPVHMLLAGILLKMGGYALLRFNVQLLPEAHAQFAPLLVILGVVNIIYAALTSFAQRNLKRKIAYSSISHMGFVLIGIGSFSALGTSGAMLQMISHGLIGASLFFLVGATYDRTHTLQLDEMGGIGQKMRKMFALWTVCSLASLALPGMSGFVSELMVFVGFATSEAYSLSFRIVISVLAAIGVILTPIYLLSMLREIFFGKENPDLVSHTHLVDAEPREIYVISCLLVPIIGIGLYPRLVTDSYRAAIEALVERESVALVKLGRAPVPAVMATGAFGNLPPALLHAPALG from the coding sequence GTGCCCTTTCCCTGGCTGAGCACCGCGATTCTGTTCCCGATCGGCGCCGCTCTGCTGATCCCCTTCGTGCCCGACAAGGGCGATGGCAAGCAGGTGCGCTGGTACGCCCTCGGCGTCGCCCTCACCACCTTTCTGGTGACCGTGGCGGCCTACCTGCGCGGCTATGACCCCGCCGATCCCGGCCTGCAGCTGGTGGAGCGGGTGCAGTGGCTGCCCGATCTCGGGCTGGCCTGGTCGGTGGGGGCAGATGGAATCTCCATGCCGCTGATCCTGCTCACCAGCTTCATCACCTCCCTGGCCTGTCTGGCGGCCTGGCCGGTGACCTTCAAGCCGAAGCTCTTCTACTTCCTGCTCCTGGCCATGGACGGCGGCCAGATCGCCGTGTTCGCTGTGCAGGACATGCTGCTGTTCTTCCTGGCCTGGGAGCTGGAACTGCTGCCGGTGTACCTGCTCCTGGCCATCTGGGGCGGCAAGAAGCGCCAGTACGCCGCCACCAAGTTCATCCTTTACACGGCCGGCAGCTCCCTGTTCATCCTGCTGGCGGGCCTGGCGATGGCCTTCTACGGCGGTGGTGCCCCCAGCTTCGAGTACACGGTTCTGGCCGCCAAGGAGTTCGGCACCGGCTTCCAGGTGCTCTGCTACGCCGCCCTGCTGATCGCCTTCGGCGTCAAGCTGCCGGTGGTGCCGCTGCACACCTGGCTTCCCGATGCCCACGGGGAGGCCACCGCGCCGGTGCACATGCTCCTGGCGGGGATCCTGCTGAAGATGGGCGGCTACGCGCTGCTGCGGTTCAACGTGCAGCTGCTGCCGGAAGCCCACGCCCAGTTCGCCCCCCTGCTGGTGATCCTGGGGGTGGTCAACATCATCTACGCCGCCCTCACCTCCTTCGCCCAGCGCAACCTCAAGCGCAAGATCGCCTACAGCTCGATCAGCCACATGGGCTTCGTGCTGATCGGCATCGGCAGCTTCAGCGCCCTGGGCACCAGCGGCGCCATGCTGCAGATGATCAGCCATGGCCTGATCGGCGCCAGCCTGTTCTTCCTGGTGGGAGCCACCTACGACCGTACCCACACCCTGCAGCTCGACGAGATGGGTGGCATCGGCCAGAAGATGCGCAAGATGTTCGCCCTCTGGACCGTCTGCTCCCTGGCCTCCCTCGCCCTGCCGGGCATGAGCGGCTTCGTGTCGGAGCTGATGGTGTTCGTCGGCTTCGCCACCAGCGAGGCCTACAGCCTCAGCTTCCGCATCGTGATCTCGGTTCTGGCCGCCATCGGCGTGATCCTCACCCCGATCTACCTGCTCTCGATGCTGCGGGAGATCTTCTTCGGCAAGGAGAATCCCGATCTCGTCTCCCACACCCACCTGGTCGACGCCGAACCCCGGGAGATCTATGTGATCTCCTGCCTGCTGGTGCCGATCATCGGCATCGGCCTCTACCCGCGCCTGGTCACCGACAGCTACCGAGCCGCCATCGAGGCCCTGGTCGAGCGGGAATCCGTCGCCCTGGTCAAGTTGGGGCGTGCCCCCGTACCGGCGGTGATGGCGACCGGGGCCTTCGGCAACCTGCCGCCGGCCCTCCTCCACGCCCCGGCCCTGGGTTGA